TTTATAAAATTTTATATAATATATTTTGAAGAGAGTAAAAAAGGAGTGATTTAATGATTTTAGGAATAGATGTTGGAGGAACCCATACAGATGGAGTTCTTGTAAAAAAAGAAATTACAGGCTCTGAACTGCAATATAATATTAAATCTACTGAAAAAGTGATAACTGACCATGATAATTTAGAAAAGTCAATTTTAAAAATTATTGATAAGCTTACTGAAAGTATTAATAATAAACAAATTGAAAGAGTGGTTTTAAGTACTACTCTGATAACTAATGTTATTTATGAAGACAAATATGATCCAGTAGGATTAATTTTGATACCTGGCCCAGGGGTTAATCCAGAATATTTTAAATATGGGGAAGAAAATTATATATTAGATGGTTATATAGATCATCGTGGTAATGAAGTTAAGTCAATATCAAAAAAAGAAGTAATAAATACTTTAAAAGAATTCAAAGAAAAAGATATAGATAAAATAGCTATAGTTGGTAAATTTTCAGTTCGTAATCCTGTTCAGGAAAATAAGATAAAGGATATAATTAATGCTGGAAATTATAATTTTAAAACTGTAACACTTGGACATAAGTTATCAGGAAATTTGAATTTTAATCGTAGAATTATTACTGCATATTATAATACTGCTGTTAGTAGTGTTCATCAAAATTTTATTAATTCTATAGAAAAATCATTAGAAAAGAGAAATATAAAAGCAAATATGTATTTGTTAAAATCTGATGGAGGTACTATTGCTGTAGATAAATCAAGAAAAATACCAATTAAAACAGTGAATTCCGGTCCAGCTGCCAGTATAATGGGGACAATGACTTTAAATAATAGTAATGATACAGGTGTAGCTATAGATATAGGAGGAACTACAACTGATATTGGACTCTTTATAAATGGTGAGCCTGTATTTATGCCTAAAGGTATTAATATAAATGGTTTTCCAACTTTAATAAGAGGCTTATATAGTGTTTCAATTCCAGTAGGAGGAGATAGTGAAGTATATATAAAAAATGAAAAAATTAATATTGGTCCACAAAGAAGAGGTGCTGCAGCTGCCTTAGGAGGACCGGCACCAACTCCTACAGATGCCTTATTAGTTTTAGAAAAGATTAATAAAAGGGAAAGTCAAAGTATTGATTTTGATCTTAAAAAATCCAAGTCTGCTCTCATATCATTAAAAGCAAATACAGAATATGAAAAACTTACTTTACAAAGATTTGCAGAAATTATAATTGAAAGAGTATCTAATAAGATTAAAAATACAATTAACAATATTTTAGAAAATTTGAGAAATAAGCCTGTCTATACTATTTCTGAGTTATTAGATAATCCAGAGATTAAACCAAAATTTTTAATAGGAATTGGGGGGCCAGCAAGTTCAATTGTGGAAATTATAGCTGAAAAGCTTAATTATAATCCTATTATTCCTGCCCATTCTAAAGTAGCTAATGCTCTGGGAGTTGCTTTTTCTCATCCTACCCTTGAAACTACTGTTAGAGCAGATACAGCCAGAGGAAAATTAAATATTGTAGAAGCTGGAATTCATCGTAATATAAAAGATGATTATTTTGATATTAATAAAGCAGAAAAATTAGCTAAAAAATGGACTATTAAAAGATTTAAAAGTGAAGAATATCCAATAGAAATTATTTCTAGAGAAAGTTTTAATATAATTAGAAACTTTAGAACCCTTGGAAAAATAATGGAAATTAAAGCCCAAGTAAAACCTGGACTAATTGCTGATTTAAAAGGAGGAAATATAATACTATGAGAAATACAAAAAAATTAAAAGCAGAAAATAAAGTTGGCCTTATCTTTTTTCCTGCATTTGATTGGGAAATCTCTCCAACTCATCCAGAAAGAAAAGAAAGATTACTATATACAAGAGATCAGGTTTTTGAAGAGGGTTTATTAGATATAGAAGGTATTTATGAATACAACCCAAGAGTAGCTACTGATAAAGAAATAAAAAGGGCCAATATATGTGTGCCTTCTGTTGATAAGGTTGCTTCTAAATCTCATAAAATTTCAGCAGGGGCTGCAATTAAGGCTGCTAATTTAGTTCTGGAAGGTGAAGTTGATAAAGCATTTGCAATTGTTCGTCCCCCGGGCCATCATGCACACCGTGTTGTACATGGGGCCAGAGGTTTTTGTAATATTAATAATGAAGCAATTATGGTTGAATCAATAAGAAATAAATATCCAGAAAAAAAGATTGCATTTATTGACACTGATGCCCACCATGCGGATGGAACTCAGGAAATATTTTATCATGACCCTAATGTTTTACACATTTCACTTCATCAGGATGGAAGAACACTTTTTCCAGGTTCAGGTTTTATTAATGAATTGGGAGGTCCAACTG
This genomic interval from Halanaerobiales bacterium contains the following:
- a CDS encoding hydantoinase/oxoprolinase family protein, yielding MILGIDVGGTHTDGVLVKKEITGSELQYNIKSTEKVITDHDNLEKSILKIIDKLTESINNKQIERVVLSTTLITNVIYEDKYDPVGLILIPGPGVNPEYFKYGEENYILDGYIDHRGNEVKSISKKEVINTLKEFKEKDIDKIAIVGKFSVRNPVQENKIKDIINAGNYNFKTVTLGHKLSGNLNFNRRIITAYYNTAVSSVHQNFINSIEKSLEKRNIKANMYLLKSDGGTIAVDKSRKIPIKTVNSGPAASIMGTMTLNNSNDTGVAIDIGGTTTDIGLFINGEPVFMPKGININGFPTLIRGLYSVSIPVGGDSEVYIKNEKINIGPQRRGAAAALGGPAPTPTDALLVLEKINKRESQSIDFDLKKSKSALISLKANTEYEKLTLQRFAEIIIERVSNKIKNTINNILENLRNKPVYTISELLDNPEIKPKFLIGIGGPASSIVEIIAEKLNYNPIIPAHSKVANALGVAFSHPTLETTVRADTARGKLNIVEAGIHRNIKDDYFDINKAEKLAKKWTIKRFKSEEYPIEIISRESFNIIRNFRTLGKIMEIKAQVKPGLIADLKGGNIIL